A genomic region of Arachis hypogaea cultivar Tifrunner chromosome 5, arahy.Tifrunner.gnm2.J5K5, whole genome shotgun sequence contains the following coding sequences:
- the LOC112801691 gene encoding UDP-glycosyltransferase 89A2 isoform X2 produces the protein MSKPHILVFPYPAQGHMLPLLDLTHKLALYGLTITIIITPNNLSTLEPLLTTHTTTIHTLTLPFPSHPNLPAGAENVREVGNTGNYPFINALSKLQTPIIQWFRSQTNPPLALISDFFLGWTQQIADKIGIKRIAFFSSGAFLTAVSHHCWRNLLPLPPQTREFEFPGLPGTPSFPREHLPSIFLRYKDSDPDAELVKEGFAFANPTSWASVFNTFQALEEPYLNHLRAGLKPGRVLAVGPLGFNRADQSLNEKGHDTLLRWLNKWEEGAVLYVCFGSQKVLSKQQMEGLALGLERSMIPFVWVVKEGCGPVPDGFAERVSGRGLVVRTWAPQVVILGHRAVGGFLSHCGWNSVLEAVTEGVMILGWPMEADQFVNARLLVKDMGVGVTVCEGASLTPDPDELGRAIAGTMGPENPRRRKAKWLREEAAKAVGNGGQSSKELDELVELLVLLSVKEERC, from the exons ATGTCCAAGCCTCACATCCTGGTGTTCCCATACCCTGCTCAAGGCCACATGCTCCCGCTCCTAGACCTCACCCACAAACTAGCACTATACGGTCTCACCATCACCATAATAATCACACCAAACAATCTCTCAACCCTCGAACCCCTCTTAACAACCCACACAACAACCATCCATACACTTACGCTCCCTTTCCCTTCTCACCCCAACCTCCCCGCAGGTGCAGAAAACGTCCGTGAGGTTGGTAACACTGGAAACTACCCCTTCATCAACGCCCTCTCTAAACTCCAAACCCCAATCATCCAGTGGTTTAGATCCCAAACCAACCCCCCTTTGGCTCTCATCTCTGATTTCTTCCTTGGATGGACTCAACAAATCGCTGACAAAATCGGTATCAAGAGAATTGCATTCTTCTCCTCCGGCGCCTTCCTCACCGCCGTCTCCCACCACTGCTGGCGGAACCTCCTTCCCCTTCCGCCACAAACCAGAGAGTTTGAGTTCCCTGGCCTCCCCGGAACACCATCGTTTCCGCGGGAGCATCTTCCTTCCATTTTCCTCCGATACAAGGATTCTGACCCGGACGCCGAGCTGGTCAAAGAGGGATTCGCATTTGCGAATCCCACAAGCTGGGCATCGGTGTTCAACACGTTCCAGGCCTTGGAAGAACCATATTTGAACCACCTTCGAGCTGGCTTAAAACCCGGAAGGGTCCTTGCTGTCGGCCCGTTGGGTTTCAATCGGGCCGACCAGAGCCTGAACGAAAAAGGACATGACACTTTGCTGAGGTGGTTGAATAAGTGGGAGGAGGGTGCAGTTTTGTATGTTTGCTTTGGGAGTCAGAAAGTGTTATCAAAGCAACAAATGGAAGGGCTTGCTTTAGGATTGGAAAGATCGATGATCCCATTCGTTTGGGTCGTGAAGGAAGGGTGCGGACCCGTACCAGATGGGTTTGCTGAACGGGTTTCGGGTCGTGGTCTTGTGGTGAGGACCTGGGCTCCGCAGGTGGTGATTTTGGGCCACCGGGCCGTGGGCGGGTTCTTGAGCCACTGTGGGTGGAACTCGGTGCTGGAGGCTGTGACGGAGGGAGTCATGATTCTTGGGTGGCCCATGGAGGCTGACCAGTTCGTGAACGCCAGGCTATTGGTGAAAGACATGGGGGTGGGCGTGACGGTGTGCGAGGGGGCCAGTTTGACACCCGATCCGGATGAGTTGGGCCGGGCCATTGCAGGCACGATGGGGCCGGAAAACCCACGGAGGAGGAAGGCAAAGTGGTTGAGGGAGGAAGCCGCGAAGGCTGTTGGAAATGGTGGGCAGTCCTCTAAGGAGTTGGATGAACTCGTAGAGCTCTTGGTGCTGCTCAGTGTAAAGGAGGAACGATGCTG a
- the LOC112801691 gene encoding UDP-glycosyltransferase 89A2 isoform X1: MSKPHILVFPYPAQGHMLPLLDLTHKLALYGLTITIIITPNNLSTLEPLLTTHTTTIHTLTLPFPSHPNLPAGAENVREVGNTGNYPFINALSKLQTPIIQWFRSQTNPPLALISDFFLGWTQQIADKIGIKRIAFFSSGAFLTAVSHHCWRNLLPLPPQTREFEFPGLPGTPSFPREHLPSIFLRYKDSDPDAELVKEGFAFANPTSWASVFNTFQALEEPYLNHLRAGLKPGRVLAVGPLGFNRADQSLNEKGHDTLLRWLNKWEEGAVLYVCFGSQKVLSKQQMEGLALGLERSMIPFVWVVKEGCGPVPDGFAERVSGRGLVVRTWAPQVVILGHRAVGGFLSHCGWNSVLEAVTEGVMILGWPMEADQFVNARLLVKDMGVGVTVCEGASLTPDPDELGRAIAGTMGPENPRRRKAKWLREEAAKAVGNGGQSSKELDELVELLVLLSVKEERCW; this comes from the exons ATGTCCAAGCCTCACATCCTGGTGTTCCCATACCCTGCTCAAGGCCACATGCTCCCGCTCCTAGACCTCACCCACAAACTAGCACTATACGGTCTCACCATCACCATAATAATCACACCAAACAATCTCTCAACCCTCGAACCCCTCTTAACAACCCACACAACAACCATCCATACACTTACGCTCCCTTTCCCTTCTCACCCCAACCTCCCCGCAGGTGCAGAAAACGTCCGTGAGGTTGGTAACACTGGAAACTACCCCTTCATCAACGCCCTCTCTAAACTCCAAACCCCAATCATCCAGTGGTTTAGATCCCAAACCAACCCCCCTTTGGCTCTCATCTCTGATTTCTTCCTTGGATGGACTCAACAAATCGCTGACAAAATCGGTATCAAGAGAATTGCATTCTTCTCCTCCGGCGCCTTCCTCACCGCCGTCTCCCACCACTGCTGGCGGAACCTCCTTCCCCTTCCGCCACAAACCAGAGAGTTTGAGTTCCCTGGCCTCCCCGGAACACCATCGTTTCCGCGGGAGCATCTTCCTTCCATTTTCCTCCGATACAAGGATTCTGACCCGGACGCCGAGCTGGTCAAAGAGGGATTCGCATTTGCGAATCCCACAAGCTGGGCATCGGTGTTCAACACGTTCCAGGCCTTGGAAGAACCATATTTGAACCACCTTCGAGCTGGCTTAAAACCCGGAAGGGTCCTTGCTGTCGGCCCGTTGGGTTTCAATCGGGCCGACCAGAGCCTGAACGAAAAAGGACATGACACTTTGCTGAGGTGGTTGAATAAGTGGGAGGAGGGTGCAGTTTTGTATGTTTGCTTTGGGAGTCAGAAAGTGTTATCAAAGCAACAAATGGAAGGGCTTGCTTTAGGATTGGAAAGATCGATGATCCCATTCGTTTGGGTCGTGAAGGAAGGGTGCGGACCCGTACCAGATGGGTTTGCTGAACGGGTTTCGGGTCGTGGTCTTGTGGTGAGGACCTGGGCTCCGCAGGTGGTGATTTTGGGCCACCGGGCCGTGGGCGGGTTCTTGAGCCACTGTGGGTGGAACTCGGTGCTGGAGGCTGTGACGGAGGGAGTCATGATTCTTGGGTGGCCCATGGAGGCTGACCAGTTCGTGAACGCCAGGCTATTGGTGAAAGACATGGGGGTGGGCGTGACGGTGTGCGAGGGGGCCAGTTTGACACCCGATCCGGATGAGTTGGGCCGGGCCATTGCAGGCACGATGGGGCCGGAAAACCCACGGAGGAGGAAGGCAAAGTGGTTGAGGGAGGAAGCCGCGAAGGCTGTTGGAAATGGTGGGCAGTCCTCTAAGGAGTTGGATGAACTCGTAGAGCTCTTGGTGCTGCTCAGTGTAAAGGAGGAACGATGCTG GTAA